A stretch of Cicer arietinum cultivar CDC Frontier isolate Library 1 chromosome 5, Cicar.CDCFrontier_v2.0, whole genome shotgun sequence DNA encodes these proteins:
- the LOC101495011 gene encoding SNAP25 homologous protein SNAP33-like: MFGSKKSPLKDTKPSSKHNPFDSDEEKKDNRKYNSSRKTSSGYNLVQGETNTNPFDDVDARGHSSSPYAASSGNRTLYKNDFRDSGGLENQSVEELENYALYKAEETTKSVNNCRKIAEEMREDATKTLVMLHHQGEQITRSHDIAAGIDHDLSRGEKLLGSLGGMFSKTWKPKKTGTIKGPVIFGEDPVRRSANHLDQREKLGLNSAPKGQSKPRKTLHEPTNAFERVEVEKGKQDDALSDISDLLGELKGMAIDMGSEIERQNKAIDGFEKDTEKLNIRMNGANQRTLHLLRK, translated from the exons atgTTTGGTTCAAAGAAATCTCCTTTGAAAGATACTAAACCTAGCTCAAAGCATAACCCCTTTGATTCTGATGAAGAGAAAAAGGATAACAGAAAGTATAATTCTTCAAGGAAGACTTCTTCTGGATATAACCTAGTTCAGGGAGAAACTAATACCAACCCCTTTGACGATGTTGATGCTCGTGGACACTCTTCGTCGCCGTATGCCGCGTCCTCCGGAAATCGAACCTTGTATAAGAACGATTTCCGGGATTCTGGGGGATTGGAGAATCAATCAGTAGAGGAATTGGAGAACTATGCTTTGTACAAGGCTGAGGAAACCACAAAATCGGTAAACAATTGTCGGAAGATAGCCGAGGAAATGCGAGAGGATGCTACCAAGACTTTGGTGATGCTGCATCATCAGGGCGAGCAGATTACAAGGAGTCATGATATTGCTGCTGGCATTGACCATGATTTAAGTCGG GGAGAAAAGCTTTTGGGAAGTCTTGGTGGCATGTTCTCCAAAACATGGAAACCAAAGAAGACAGGCACAATAAAAGGCCCTGTAATATTTGGAG AAGATCCAGTCAGAAGAAGTGCCAACCACTTGGACCAAAGAGAGAAATTAGGATTGAACTCTGCTCCTAAAGGGCAATCAAAGCCAAGGAAAACACTTCATGAGCCAACAAATGCATTTGAAAGAGTCGAG GTTGAAAAAGGGAAGCAAGATGATGCACTGTCAGATATAAGTGATCTCTTGGGAGAACTTAAAGGAATGGCCATTGACATGGGATCTGAAATTGAAAG GCAAAACAAAGCCATAGATGGGTTTGAAAAGGACACCGAGAAGTTGAATATCCGCATGAATGGTGCTAATCAACGTACTCTTCATTTACTTCGAAAATAG
- the LOC101494689 gene encoding heparanase-like protein 1 isoform X1, which yields MLLQAIGSLMGFHLALFLFLASLQVTLSKDILHGSLLVNGALTKAETGDNFICATIDWWPHDKCDYDHCSWGYSSVANLDLSHPFLAKAIQALKPLRIRLGGSLQDQVVYDVGSLKYPCHPFQKMKGGLFGFSKGCLHMKRWDELNHLFNQTGAIVTFGLNALRGKHQISHNVWEGAWDPTNAYDFIKYTVSKGYKIDSWELGNELSGTGIGACVGVVQYGKDLINLKRILDMLYENSRFKPSLVAPGGFYEKEWYDKLLQVSGSGIINVLTHHLYNLGPGSDSHLEGKILDPERLSKVETTFSNLAETIQKHGPWTSAWVGEAGGAYNSGGRFVSNTFLNSFWYLDQLGMASSYNTKVYCRQTLIGGNYGLLNTSTFTPNPDYYSALLWHRLMGRKVLAVSSDISSPFLRTYALCSKDRAGVTLLVINLSNQTHFILNVKNPVSVKASEVTKSIHKERNSFIHNLKKTFSWVGTKGSEVTFREEYHLTPKYGNLRSQTMVLNGIPLKLTNEGDIPTLNPVHSNVRSPIYIAPLSIAFIVYPNFDAPACAGH from the exons ATGCTGCTTCAAGCAATTGGTTCACTCATGGGATTCCACCTTGCATTGTTTCTCTTTTTGGCTTCTCTTCAAGTTACGTTAAGTAAAGATATTTTACATGGTTCACTACTAGTAAATGGAGCTCTAACAAAAGCTGAAACAGGTGATAACTTTATTTGTGCCACTATTGATTGGTGGCCTCATGATAAGTGCGACTACGACCATTGCTCTTGGGGATATTCATCTGTTGCAAATTTG GACTTGTCTCATCCTTTCCTTGCCAAGGCAATCCAAG CCCTCAAACCATTAAGGATAAGACTTGGAGGTTCTTTGCAAGACCAGGTGGTATATGATGTTGGAAGTTTGAAGTATCCTTGTCATCCATTTCAAAAGATGAAAGGTGGATTGTTTGGATTTTCAAAGGGATGTTTACACATGAAAAGGTGGGATGAGCTGAATCATTTATTCAATCAGACAGG GGCCATTGTGACATTTGGTTTGAATGCGCTCCGTGGGAAGCACCAGATTAGTCATAATGTTTGGGAAGGGGCATGGGACCCAACAAATGCTTATGATTTTATAAAGTACACTGTTTCAAAAGGATACAAGATTGACTCGTGGGAACTTG GCAACGAGTTGAGTGGTACGGGTATTGGTGCATGTGTTGGCGTTGTGCAGTATGGGAAAGACTTGATAAACCTTAAACGAATTCTTGATATGTTATACGAGAACTCTAGGTTCAAACCCTCACTTGTAGCACCTGGAGGATTTTATGAAAAGGAATGGTATGATAAGCTTCTTCAGGTTTCCGGTTCAGGCATAATCAATGTTCTGACTCATCATCTATATAATTTGGGCCCAG GCAGTGACAGTCATCTTGAAGGGAAGATTTTAGATCCTGAGCGCTTGAGCAAGGTGGAAACAACTTTCAGCAATCTTGCAGAAACCATTCAAAAACATGGTCCTTGGACTTCTGCATGGGTAGGAGAAGCTGGTGGGGCTTACAACAGTGGCGGTCGTTTTGTTTCCAACACTTTTCTGAATAGCTTTTG GTACTTAGATCAACTTGGAATGGCATCCAGCTACAACACTAAAGTTTATTGCAGGCAGACTTTAATTGGAGGGAACTATGGCCTTCTCAATACCTCCACTTTCACTCCTAATCCTGACTACTACAG TGCACTTTTGTGGCATCGGCTGATGGGAAGGAAGGTTCTTGCAGTTTCGAGTGATATTTCTTCACCTTTTTTACGCACTTATGCCCTTTGTTCAAAAGACAGA GCTGGTGTAACATTACTTGTGATCAACTTAAGCAATCAAACTCACTTCATACTCAATGTCAAAAACCCTGTAAGTGTAAAAGCAAGTGAAGTGACCAAAAGCATTCATAAAGAAAggaattcattcattcataacCTCAAGAAAACATTTTCTTGGGTTGGAACAAAAGGGTCAGAGGTAACATTTAGAGAAGAGTATCACTTAACTCCAAAATATGGTAACCTCAGAAGCCAAACCATGGTGCTGAATGGAATTCCACTCAAGTTAACAAATGAAGGAGATATTCCAACATTGAATCCAGTGCACAGTAATGTAAGATCTCCAATATATATAGCTCCTTTGTCCATTGCATTTATTGTGTACCCTAACTTTGATGCTCCAGCTTGTGCTGGACATTGA
- the LOC101494689 gene encoding heparanase-like protein 1 isoform X2, translated as MLLQAIGSLMGFHLALFLFLASLQVTLSKDILHGSLLVNGALTKAETGDNFICATIDWWPHDKCDYDHCSWGYSSVANLDLSHPFLAKAIQALKPLRIRLGGSLQDQVVYDVGSLKYPCHPFQKMKGGLFGFSKGCLHMKRWDELNHLFNQTGAIVTFGLNALRGKHQISHNVWEGAWDPTNAYDFIKYTVSKGYKIDSWELGNELSGTGIGACVGVVQYGKDLINLKRILDMLYENSRFKPSLVAPGGFYEKEWYDKLLQVSGSGIINVLTHHLYNLGPGSDSHLEGKILDPERLSKVETTFSNLAETIQKHGPWTSAWVGEAGGAYNSGGRFVSNTFLNSFWYLDQLGMASSYNTKVYCRQTLIGGNYGLLNTSTFTPNPDYYSALLWHRLMGRKVLAVSSDISSPFLRTYALCSKDRVRSMSGLTC; from the exons ATGCTGCTTCAAGCAATTGGTTCACTCATGGGATTCCACCTTGCATTGTTTCTCTTTTTGGCTTCTCTTCAAGTTACGTTAAGTAAAGATATTTTACATGGTTCACTACTAGTAAATGGAGCTCTAACAAAAGCTGAAACAGGTGATAACTTTATTTGTGCCACTATTGATTGGTGGCCTCATGATAAGTGCGACTACGACCATTGCTCTTGGGGATATTCATCTGTTGCAAATTTG GACTTGTCTCATCCTTTCCTTGCCAAGGCAATCCAAG CCCTCAAACCATTAAGGATAAGACTTGGAGGTTCTTTGCAAGACCAGGTGGTATATGATGTTGGAAGTTTGAAGTATCCTTGTCATCCATTTCAAAAGATGAAAGGTGGATTGTTTGGATTTTCAAAGGGATGTTTACACATGAAAAGGTGGGATGAGCTGAATCATTTATTCAATCAGACAGG GGCCATTGTGACATTTGGTTTGAATGCGCTCCGTGGGAAGCACCAGATTAGTCATAATGTTTGGGAAGGGGCATGGGACCCAACAAATGCTTATGATTTTATAAAGTACACTGTTTCAAAAGGATACAAGATTGACTCGTGGGAACTTG GCAACGAGTTGAGTGGTACGGGTATTGGTGCATGTGTTGGCGTTGTGCAGTATGGGAAAGACTTGATAAACCTTAAACGAATTCTTGATATGTTATACGAGAACTCTAGGTTCAAACCCTCACTTGTAGCACCTGGAGGATTTTATGAAAAGGAATGGTATGATAAGCTTCTTCAGGTTTCCGGTTCAGGCATAATCAATGTTCTGACTCATCATCTATATAATTTGGGCCCAG GCAGTGACAGTCATCTTGAAGGGAAGATTTTAGATCCTGAGCGCTTGAGCAAGGTGGAAACAACTTTCAGCAATCTTGCAGAAACCATTCAAAAACATGGTCCTTGGACTTCTGCATGGGTAGGAGAAGCTGGTGGGGCTTACAACAGTGGCGGTCGTTTTGTTTCCAACACTTTTCTGAATAGCTTTTG GTACTTAGATCAACTTGGAATGGCATCCAGCTACAACACTAAAGTTTATTGCAGGCAGACTTTAATTGGAGGGAACTATGGCCTTCTCAATACCTCCACTTTCACTCCTAATCCTGACTACTACAG TGCACTTTTGTGGCATCGGCTGATGGGAAGGAAGGTTCTTGCAGTTTCGAGTGATATTTCTTCACCTTTTTTACGCACTTATGCCCTTTGTTCAAAAGACAGA GTTCGTTCAATGTCAGGCTTAACTTGCTAG